A genomic region of Arachis stenosperma cultivar V10309 chromosome 9, arast.V10309.gnm1.PFL2, whole genome shotgun sequence contains the following coding sequences:
- the LOC130951898 gene encoding acireductone dioxygenase 2-like, with translation MVSSGKDPREEVIQAWYMDDSNEDQRLPHHKEPKEFVSLDKLGELGVLSWRLDADNYETDQELKKIREERGYSYMDVCEVCPEKLPNYEEKIKSFFEEHLHTDEEIRYCVAGSGYFDVRDRNDAWIRVWVKKGGLIILPAGIYHRFTLDESNYIKALRFFVGEPVWTPYNRPHDHLPARGQYIKTFVEKDVANNAVDAAA, from the exons ATGGTTTCCTCCGGCAAG GATCCCCGAGAGGAAGTCATTCAGGCATGGTACATGGATGATAGTAATGAAGATCAAAGACTTCCCCATCACAAAGAACCCAAGGAGTTTGTCTCGTTGGACAAACTTGGTG AACTTGGAGTGCTTAGCTGGAGGTTAGATGCTGATAACTATGAAACAGATCAAGAGCTGAAAAAGATTCGTGAAGAACGCGGTTACTCCTACATG GATGTCTGTGAGGTCTGCCCAGAGAAATTGCCAAATTATGAAGAGAAGATCAAAAGCTTCTTTGAAGAGCATCTTCACACCGACGAGGAGATCCGCTATTGTGTTGCTGGAAGTG GGTACTTTGATGTGAGGGATCGTAATGATGCTTGGATTCGTGTATGGGTGAAGAAAGGAGGACTGATCATCTTACCTGCTGGAATTTATCATCGCTTTACACTAGATGAGAGCAACTACATTAAG GCTTTGCGATTTTTTGTTGGTGAACCAGTTTGGACTCCATACAATCGTCCACACGATCATCTCCCAGCAAG AGGGCAATATATCAAGACTTTTGTGGAAAAGGATGTTGCTAATAATGCTGTTGATGCTGCTGCCTGA